A genome region from Gossypium hirsutum isolate 1008001.06 chromosome A04, Gossypium_hirsutum_v2.1, whole genome shotgun sequence includes the following:
- the LOC107933367 gene encoding urease isoform X3 has product MEDKMVPGDLIFKDGIISLNLGRKAVRLNVTNRGDRPVQVGSHYHFIEVNPYLVFDRRRAYGMRLNIRAGTATRFEPGESKPVVLVSIGGNKVIRGGNGIVDGPVDYNNIETVMETIRIEGYGNTEDADASEGLTGEDSDFTTTVSPEAYANMYGPTTGDKIRLGDTNLYAEIEWDFAIYGDECVFGGGKVIRDGMGQSCGHLPDKSLDIVITNAVIIDYTGIFKADIGVKNGCIVELGKAGNPDTMDGVSENMIIGINTEVIAGEGLIVTAGAIDCHVHFICPQLVHEAISSGITTLIGGGTGPAEGTRATTCTPAPSQMKMMLQSTDDFPLNFGFTGKGNGSKPEEIHEIIKAGAMGLKLHEDWGTTPAAIDSCLAVAELYDIQVNIHTDTLNESGFVEQTINAFKGRTIHTYHSEGAGGGHAPDIIKVCGVKNVLPSSTNPTRPYTSNTIDEHLDMLMVCHHLSKDIPEDVAFAESRIRAETIAAEDILHDTGVISIISSDSQAMGRIGEVICRTWQTAHKMKSQRGPLGPADSDNDNLRIKRYIAKYTINAAIANGIAEFVGSVEVGKLADLVLWKPSFFGAKPEMVIKGGEVTWANMGDANASIPTPEPVLSRPMFGAFGKAASANSIAFVSKAALDSGIKESYGLQKRVEAVGNTRNLTKLNMKLNNALPNIEVDPETYIVKADGEVLTCDAATTVPLSQNYFLF; this is encoded by the exons GTAGGAAGCCATTATCACTTTATCGAGGTAAATCCTTACTTGGTTTTCGATCGAAGGAGAGCATATGGTATGCGGCTAAATATACGAGCAGGAACAGCTACAAGATTTGAG CCCGGAGAAAGTAAACCAGTTGTGCTAGTTAGCATTGGTGGTAACAAAGTGATCAGAGGAGGAAACGGAATTGTTGATGGCCCTGTTGACTACAACAATATCGAAACGGTGATGGAAACCATAAGGATTGAAGGTTATGGGAATACGGAAGATGCAGATGCTAG CGAAGGCTTGACTGGAGAAGATTCTGATTTTACCACAACAGTTTCTCCTGAGGCATATGCTAACATGTATGGCCCTACTACCGGTGACAAAATCCGGCTTGGTGACACAAATTTGTATGCCGAAATAGAATGGGATTTTGCCATATATGGTGATGAATGCGTATTTGGTGGCGGAAAAGTTATAAGAGATGGCATGGGACAATCTTGTGGGCATCTACCAGATAAATCTTTAGACATTGTTATAACAAATGCTGTAATCATCGACTACACTGGTATATTTAAGGCAGATATTGGTGTTAAAAATGGCTGTATTGTTGAACTCGGGAAAGCAGGCAACCCAGATACCATGGATGGTGTATCTGAGAACATGATCATCGGT ATTAACACCGAGGTTATTGCCGGAGAAGGATTGATCGTAACTGCAGGGGCTATCGACTGTCATGTGCATTTCATATGTCCTCAGTTGGTTCATGAAGCTATATCAAGTG GCATCACAACATTAATTGGAGGAGGGACAGGACCAGCTGAAGGTACACGTGCAACTACTTGTACGCCAGCTCCGTCGCAAATGAAAATGATGCTGCAGTCCACTGATGACTTCCCTCTAAATTTTGGCTTCACAGGGAAG GGAAATGGTTCTAAACCCGAAGAAATACATGAAATAATCAAAGCGGGAGCAATGGGACTGAAACTGCATGAGGATTGGGGAACTACACCTGCTGCAATAGACAGTTGTTTGGCTGTTGCAGAACTTTATGATATCCAA GTTAATATTCATACTGACACCTTGAATGAATCTGGATTTGTGGAACAAACAATTAATGCATTTAAAGGAAGAACTATTCACACTTATCACAG TGAAGGTGCCGGTGGTGGTCATGCTCCAGATATCATCAAAGTATGCGGCGTTAAAAACGTCCTCCCTTCCTCAACAAACCCGACTCGCCCTTATACTTCCAATACTATAGATGAACATCTTGACATGCTG ATGGTTTGCCATCACCTCAGCAAGGATATTCCTGAAGATGTAGCATTTGCAGAATCAAGGATTAGGGCGGAAACCATTGCTGCTGAAGACATATTGCACGACACGGGGGTAATCAGCATTATATCTTCAGATTCACAGGCGATGGGTCGCATTGGCGAG GTGATATGCAGAACTTGGCAGACCGCTCACAAGATGAAATCACAAAGGGGACCACTTGGTCCTGCAGACTCAGACAACGACAATCTAAGAATCAAACGTTATATAGCAAAATACACCATAAATGCAGCCATTGCTAACGGGATTGCAGAATTTGTCGGTTCGGTTGAG GTGGGAAAGTTGGCTGATCTTGTTTTATGGAAGCCAAGCTTTTTTGGGGCAAAACCTGAAATGGTGATCAAAGGTGGTGAAGTTACTTGGGCTAATATGGGAGATGCTAATGCAAGCATTCCGACACCCGAACCG GTGTTGTCAAGGCCAATGTTTGGAGCATTCGGCAAGGCTGCAAGTGCTAACTCCATTGCATTCGTCAGCAAG GCTGCTTTAGATAGCGGAATCAAAGAGTCATATGGACTGCAGAAGAGAGTAGAAGCTGTTGGTAATACCCGAAATCTAACCAAGCTCAACATGAAGCTCAACAATGCTCTCCCAAATATCGAAGTAGATCCCGAAACGTATATCGTGAAAGCCGATGGCGAGGTTCTCACCTGTGATGCCGCAACAACAGTTCCCTTGTCTCAGAACTATTTCCTCTTCTAG
- the LOC107933368 gene encoding cyclin-dependent kinase G-2 isoform X2: MAAGRNGGYHGNGFRNRDSEFEVTRREIANSKDYEPSRNDSRNNERRDRVRVRQKDVKEREVVNGGSLSSSSRDSGGSSGGGEGSRGPKRCDFSRRVVDKEPGELSSESGSEDAIESELTIKNSEISKAMDNGAQSPVGKKRKFSPIVWDIDDKVLSNSSKSRISPAVTAAPPPPAVPKVYHSSPNNVSGGTVQTSPVRERKKQKLQPPSPVAATEIAGYSTLESRIDLDFSPPKEQVNNQDAGQLDDEDYVPTRHISSSRWASGDSSPGDEGEILEDEEMPKMRKNLSLLESAHKRFQNKSTTPELGELNREGSEGVRAKSSESDERAARSRSGSGNDSEKDDYMEIDVEHDRNDSSVSESDRDAENESDSPVTPEPPAPPLRSVNMLQGCRSVDEFERLNKIDEGTYGVVYRARDKKTGEIVALKKVKMEKEREGFPLTSLREINILLSFHHPSVVDVKEVVVGSNLDSIFMVMEYMEHDLKALMETMRQPFSQSEVKCLMLQLLEGVKYLHDNWVLHRDLKTSNLLLNNQGELKICDFGLARQYGSPLKPYTHLVVTLWYRAPELLLGARQYSTAIDMWSLGCIMAELLSKEPLFNGKTEFDQLDKIFRTLGTPNETIWPGFSKLPGVKINFVKHQLPALGDSVLAFWPPLVTVQ; encoded by the exons atGGCTGCTGGGAGAAATGGGGGTTATCATGGTAATGGGTTTAGGAATAGAGATTCTGAATTTGAGGTGACGAGGCGGGAAATTGCTAATTCTAAGGATTATGAGCCTTCTAGGAATGATAGCCGTAATAATGAAAGGCGAGATAGAGTTAGGGTTAGGCAAAAGGATGTTAAGGAGAGGGAAGTGGTAAATGGTGGTTCTCTGTCCTCTTCGAGTAGGGATTCAGGTGGCAGTAGTGGTGGTGGAGAAGGTAGTCGGGGACCCAAGCGCTGTGACTTCTCTCGTAGGGTGGTAGATAAGGAGCCTGGTGAGTTGTCTAGTGAAAGTGGATCGGAGGATGCCATAGAGTCTGAGTTGACTATTAAAAATAGTGAGATTTCGAAAGCAATGGATAATGGGGCTCAATCTCCTGTGGGAAAGAAAAGGAAGTTTTCGCCTATAGTATGGGATATAGATGACAAGGTATTAAGTAATTCATCGAAAAGTAGGATTTCACCAGCAGTTACAGCTGCTCCTCCTCCACCAGCAGTGCCTAAAGTTTATCACAGTTCACCTAACAATGTCTCTGGTGGTACTGTACAGACATCTCCTGTTAGAGAAAGAAAAAAGCAGAAATTACAACCTCCTTCACCAGTTGCTGCTACTGAAATTGCTGGATACTCCACTTTGGAATCTCGAATCGATTTGGATTTTTCCCCACCTAAAGAGCAGGTTAACAATCAGGATGCGGGGCAGCTTGACGATGAAGATTATGTACCGACCAGACATATATCTTCCTCAAGATGGGCGTCTGGTGATAGTTCTCCTGGTGATGAGGGTGAAATTTTAGAAGATGAGGAAATGCCTaaaatgaggaaaaatttatCTCTTCTGGAATCAGCCCATAAAAGATTTCAGAATAAGTCGACAACTCCAGAGCTTGGGGAGCTTAACAGGGAAGGCTCTGAGGGAGTTAGAGCTAAATCATCTGAATCTGATGAACGAGCTGCTCGTTCCAGGTCTGGAAGTGGGAATGATTCAGAGAAGGATGACTACATGGAGATTGATGTTGAACATGATAGAAATGACAGCAGTGTAAGCGAGTCTGATAGAGATGCTGAGAATGAAAGTGACTCACCGGTTACGCCAGAACCTCCAGCTCCTCCTTTAAGAAGTGTGAACATGCTTCAGGGATGTAGAAGTGTAGATGAATTTGAGAGATTAAATAAGATAGATGAAGGTACTTATGGTGTTGTTTATAGAGCTAGGGACAAGAAGACAGGGGAAATTGTGGCATTGAAGAAGGTAAAGATGGAGAAAGAAAGAGAAGGTTTTCCTCTGACCTCTTTGAGGGAAATAAACATTCTTCTCTCATTTCATCACCCATCGGTTGTAGATGTTAAAGAAGTAGTTGTAGGGAGTAACCTTGATAGTATCTTTATGGTTATGGAATACATGGAACATGATCTGAAAGCGCTGATGGAGACAATGAGACAACCATTCAGCCAAAGTGAGGTTAAATGCTTGATGCTTCAGCTACTGGAGGGTGTCAAGTATCTTCATGACAATTGGGTTCTGCATCGAGATTTGAAGACATCTAATCTGCTTTTAAATAACCAAGGTGAATTGAAGATTTGTGATTTTGGGTTGGCTCGTCAGTATGGAAGCCCATTAAAACCATATACACATTTGGTTGTTACTCTTTGGTACAG GGCTCCAGAACTTCTTTTGGGAGCAAGACAATATTCCACTGCAATTGACATGTGGTCTTTGGGTTGTATAATGGCTGAACTACTTTCGAAAGAACCACTTTTCAACGGGAAAACTGAATTTGATCAACTTGACAAG ATTTTCAGAACACTGGGCACACCAAATGAGACAATATGGCCTGGTTTTTCGAAGTTGCCTGGAGTCAAGATCAATTTTGTCAAGCATCA GCTTCCAGCTTTGGGTGATTCTGTTCTGGCTTTCTGGCCTCCATTGGTGACAGTACAGTAA
- the LOC107933339 gene encoding TLC domain-containing protein At5g14285, producing the protein MGIPSFQTLTLPTFIFFFVSSYLLAYFRIFHNWDPKHRAEASSCFISLTHGTTAVFMAIHALTTHTTKSPSPPTFSSPNTFLHNTVLEFSISYFSIDLLHYLIFFPNDTLFILHHLATLYVFFTCRFIVQHGSFALLVLLILAEITSFCQNVWTLAGYRKADLPVAGKVFDLISLPFFAFYTIVRGIIGPLFVYKMGVFYINQMAGDSIPVWAWVSWMIVIVTAILISIVWVFDHWIDWFKRRKARNKLA; encoded by the coding sequence ATGGGGATCCCCTCTTTTCAAACCCTAACTTTACCTACATTCATCTTCTTCTTCGTCTCCAGTTACCTCTTAGCTTACTTTCGTATCTTCCATAACTGGGATCCCAAACACCGTGCTGAAGCTTCAAGCTGCTTCATCTCATTAACCCATGGTACCACAGCTGTTTTCATGGCGATCCACGCATTAACAACCCACACCACCAAATCACCATCTCCACCCACTTTCTCTTCACCAAACACTTTCCTCCATAACACCGTTCTCGAATTCAGCATCTCTTACTTTTCAATCGACCTTCTTCATTACTTAATATTTTTCCCCAATGATACCCTCTTTATCCTCCATCATTTAGCTACCCTTTACGTGTTCTTCACTTGTCGGTTCATTGTTCAACATGGGTCGTTTGCCCTTCTTGTTCTTCTTATCTTAGCTGAAATCACTAGCTTCTGTCAAAACGTATGGACTCTTGCTGGGTATCGTAAAGCTGATCTTCCTGTTGCGGGTAAGGTGTTCGACCTTATATCTCTTCCGTTTTTTGCCTTTTATACTATCGTTAGGGGTATCATTGGACCTCTCTTTGTGTATAAAATGGGGGTGTTTTACATAAATCAGATGGCTGGGGATTCAATCCCGGTATGGGCTTGGGTTTCTTGGATGATTGTGATTGTTACAGCCATTCTGATTAGTATAGTTTGGGTGTTTGATCATTGGATAGATTGGTTTAAAAGAAGAAAAGCTAGGAACAAATTGGCATAG
- the LOC107933368 gene encoding cyclin-dependent kinase G-2 isoform X1 produces MAAGRNGGYHGNGFRNRDSEFEVTRREIANSKDYEPSRNDSRNNERRDRVRVRQKDVKEREVVNGGSLSSSSRDSGGSSGGGEGSRGPKRCDFSRRVVDKEPGELSSESGSEDAIESELTIKNSEISKAMDNGAQSPVGKKRKFSPIVWDIDDKVLSNSSKSRISPAVTAAPPPPAVPKVYHSSPNNVSGGTVQTSPVRERKKQKLQPPSPVAATEIAGYSTLESRIDLDFSPPKEQVNNQDAGQLDDEDYVPTRHISSSRWASGDSSPGDEGEILEDEEMPKMRKNLSLLESAHKRFQNKSTTPELGELNREGSEGVRAKSSESDERAARSRSGSGNDSEKDDYMEIDVEHDRNDSSVSESDRDAENESDSPVTPEPPAPPLRSVNMLQGCRSVDEFERLNKIDEGTYGVVYRARDKKTGEIVALKKVKMEKEREGFPLTSLREINILLSFHHPSVVDVKEVVVGSNLDSIFMVMEYMEHDLKALMETMRQPFSQSEVKCLMLQLLEGVKYLHDNWVLHRDLKTSNLLLNNQGELKICDFGLARQYGSPLKPYTHLVVTLWYRAPELLLGARQYSTAIDMWSLGCIMAELLSKEPLFNGKTEFDQLDKIFRTLGTPNETIWPGFSKLPGVKINFVKHQYNLLRKKFPATSFTGTPVLSDAGFDLLNKLLTYDPEKRITAEAALNHEWFREVPLPKTKAFMPTFPAQHAQDRRMRRILKSPDPLQEQRRKELQQGELGTGGLFG; encoded by the exons atGGCTGCTGGGAGAAATGGGGGTTATCATGGTAATGGGTTTAGGAATAGAGATTCTGAATTTGAGGTGACGAGGCGGGAAATTGCTAATTCTAAGGATTATGAGCCTTCTAGGAATGATAGCCGTAATAATGAAAGGCGAGATAGAGTTAGGGTTAGGCAAAAGGATGTTAAGGAGAGGGAAGTGGTAAATGGTGGTTCTCTGTCCTCTTCGAGTAGGGATTCAGGTGGCAGTAGTGGTGGTGGAGAAGGTAGTCGGGGACCCAAGCGCTGTGACTTCTCTCGTAGGGTGGTAGATAAGGAGCCTGGTGAGTTGTCTAGTGAAAGTGGATCGGAGGATGCCATAGAGTCTGAGTTGACTATTAAAAATAGTGAGATTTCGAAAGCAATGGATAATGGGGCTCAATCTCCTGTGGGAAAGAAAAGGAAGTTTTCGCCTATAGTATGGGATATAGATGACAAGGTATTAAGTAATTCATCGAAAAGTAGGATTTCACCAGCAGTTACAGCTGCTCCTCCTCCACCAGCAGTGCCTAAAGTTTATCACAGTTCACCTAACAATGTCTCTGGTGGTACTGTACAGACATCTCCTGTTAGAGAAAGAAAAAAGCAGAAATTACAACCTCCTTCACCAGTTGCTGCTACTGAAATTGCTGGATACTCCACTTTGGAATCTCGAATCGATTTGGATTTTTCCCCACCTAAAGAGCAGGTTAACAATCAGGATGCGGGGCAGCTTGACGATGAAGATTATGTACCGACCAGACATATATCTTCCTCAAGATGGGCGTCTGGTGATAGTTCTCCTGGTGATGAGGGTGAAATTTTAGAAGATGAGGAAATGCCTaaaatgaggaaaaatttatCTCTTCTGGAATCAGCCCATAAAAGATTTCAGAATAAGTCGACAACTCCAGAGCTTGGGGAGCTTAACAGGGAAGGCTCTGAGGGAGTTAGAGCTAAATCATCTGAATCTGATGAACGAGCTGCTCGTTCCAGGTCTGGAAGTGGGAATGATTCAGAGAAGGATGACTACATGGAGATTGATGTTGAACATGATAGAAATGACAGCAGTGTAAGCGAGTCTGATAGAGATGCTGAGAATGAAAGTGACTCACCGGTTACGCCAGAACCTCCAGCTCCTCCTTTAAGAAGTGTGAACATGCTTCAGGGATGTAGAAGTGTAGATGAATTTGAGAGATTAAATAAGATAGATGAAGGTACTTATGGTGTTGTTTATAGAGCTAGGGACAAGAAGACAGGGGAAATTGTGGCATTGAAGAAGGTAAAGATGGAGAAAGAAAGAGAAGGTTTTCCTCTGACCTCTTTGAGGGAAATAAACATTCTTCTCTCATTTCATCACCCATCGGTTGTAGATGTTAAAGAAGTAGTTGTAGGGAGTAACCTTGATAGTATCTTTATGGTTATGGAATACATGGAACATGATCTGAAAGCGCTGATGGAGACAATGAGACAACCATTCAGCCAAAGTGAGGTTAAATGCTTGATGCTTCAGCTACTGGAGGGTGTCAAGTATCTTCATGACAATTGGGTTCTGCATCGAGATTTGAAGACATCTAATCTGCTTTTAAATAACCAAGGTGAATTGAAGATTTGTGATTTTGGGTTGGCTCGTCAGTATGGAAGCCCATTAAAACCATATACACATTTGGTTGTTACTCTTTGGTACAG GGCTCCAGAACTTCTTTTGGGAGCAAGACAATATTCCACTGCAATTGACATGTGGTCTTTGGGTTGTATAATGGCTGAACTACTTTCGAAAGAACCACTTTTCAACGGGAAAACTGAATTTGATCAACTTGACAAG ATTTTCAGAACACTGGGCACACCAAATGAGACAATATGGCCTGGTTTTTCGAAGTTGCCTGGAGTCAAGATCAATTTTGTCAAGCATCA GTATAATCTATTGCGCAAAAAATTTCCAGCCACGTCGTTCACTGGCACACCTGTTCTCTCTGACGCAGGATTTGACTTACTGAATAAACTCCTTACTTATGATCCTGAGAAG CGTATAACTGCTGAAGCTGCTCTTAACCATGAGTGGTTTCGTGAAGTTCCTCTTCCCAAGACCAAAGCTTTCATGCCCACTTTCCCTGCCCAACATGCTCAAGACAG GCGAATGAGAAGAATACTGAAGAGCCCAGATCCTTTGCAAGAGCAACGTAGAAAGGAGTTGCAACAAGGGGAACTAGGGACTGGTGGTCTATTTGGCTAA